A part of Desulfobacter sp. genomic DNA contains:
- a CDS encoding DUF2065 domain-containing protein — protein MKFFFCVMGMVMIVEGLPYFACPDKMRQMVAVVLGLDDGTLRRFGFFMMLAGLGVVYLAMGGA, from the coding sequence ATGAAATTCTTTTTTTGCGTCATGGGCATGGTCATGATTGTGGAGGGCCTGCCCTATTTTGCCTGTCCGGACAAGATGCGGCAGATGGTTGCTGTGGTGCTGGGCCTGGATGACGGGACCTTGAGGCGGTTCGGCTTTTTCATGATGCTGGCCGGGCTGGGCGTGGTTTACCTCGCCATGGGAGGGGCCTGA
- the tgt gene encoding tRNA guanosine(34) transglycosylase Tgt — MLTFDLYKDNGREGRGEDRTRLGKITTAHGQIETPIFMPVGTVGSVKAVSKEDLDHCGAQIILGNTYHLYLRPGCEVIEPMGGLHKFIAWDKPMLTDSGGFQFFSLAKLAKFTDEGVHFQSHINGSRHFFSPERAVEIQMILGSDIMMSLDWCIAQPATEKQTVDALNMTTAWAKRGYDYWQEKGGVNNLFGIVQGGMYKDLRSLSAEQITAIDFPGFAIGGLSVGEPTEVMYEMADHTLPLLPRNKPRYIMGVGTPENLVTLAGMGCDMFDCVMPSRNARNGKLFTSKGDINIPNAKYITDERPIDENCNCYTCRNYTRAYLRHLYKAKELLAYRLNTIHNLYYYLDLMAKIRHAIKEDRFMEFKREFFAERNAKG, encoded by the coding sequence ATGCTGACATTTGATTTGTATAAGGACAACGGCAGGGAAGGTCGGGGGGAGGACCGGACCCGGCTGGGGAAAATTACCACGGCCCACGGCCAGATTGAAACCCCGATTTTCATGCCCGTGGGAACGGTGGGATCGGTAAAGGCGGTGTCCAAGGAGGACCTGGATCACTGCGGTGCCCAGATTATCCTGGGCAATACCTATCATCTCTACCTGCGCCCGGGGTGCGAGGTGATTGAGCCCATGGGCGGCCTGCATAAGTTCATTGCCTGGGACAAGCCCATGCTCACCGATTCCGGCGGGTTCCAGTTTTTTTCCCTGGCCAAGCTGGCCAAGTTTACCGATGAGGGGGTTCATTTCCAGTCCCATATTAACGGGTCCCGCCATTTCTTCTCCCCGGAGCGGGCCGTGGAAATCCAGATGATCCTGGGATCGGATATCATGATGTCCCTGGACTGGTGCATTGCCCAGCCGGCCACTGAAAAGCAGACTGTGGACGCCCTGAATATGACCACCGCCTGGGCCAAACGGGGGTATGACTACTGGCAGGAAAAGGGCGGGGTCAATAACCTTTTCGGAATTGTCCAGGGTGGGATGTACAAGGACCTGCGCTCCCTTTCCGCCGAGCAGATCACGGCCATTGATTTTCCCGGCTTTGCCATCGGCGGCCTTTCCGTGGGCGAACCCACCGAGGTGATGTACGAGATGGCTGACCATACCCTGCCGCTGCTGCCCCGTAACAAGCCCAGGTACATCATGGGGGTGGGCACCCCGGAAAATCTGGTGACCCTGGCGGGCATGGGCTGCGACATGTTCGACTGTGTCATGCCCTCCCGGAACGCCAGGAACGGCAAGCTGTTCACAAGCAAGGGGGACATCAATATCCCCAATGCCAAATACATCACGGACGAACGGCCCATTGATGAAAACTGCAATTGCTACACCTGCCGGAACTACACCCGGGCCTACCTGCGCCATTTGTACAAGGCAAAGGAACTGCTCGCCTACCGGCTGAACACCATTCACAATCTCTATTATTACCTTGACCTCATGGCAAAAATACGCCATGCAATAAAAGAAGATCGTTTTATGGAATTCAAAAGGGAATTTTTTGCTGAAAGGAATGCAAAGGGATGA
- the hypA gene encoding hydrogenase maturation nickel metallochaperone HypA: MHEMGIAEQLVKIALDAIPDDIENPKVEILNLRIGKLAAVVEHSLTFCMEIITKDTPLDGVKLAVEQVPVKIQCLNCQKEWETDAPMFKCPDCGDGEVKMLTGREIEISSMELADD, from the coding sequence ATGCATGAAATGGGTATTGCCGAACAACTGGTAAAGATTGCGCTGGATGCCATTCCCGATGATATTGAAAATCCCAAAGTGGAGATTCTGAACCTGCGTATCGGCAAGCTGGCCGCCGTGGTGGAGCACAGTTTGACCTTTTGCATGGAAATTATCACCAAGGATACCCCCCTGGACGGGGTGAAACTGGCCGTTGAACAGGTGCCGGTGAAAATCCAATGCCTCAACTGCCAAAAGGAATGGGAAACCGACGCCCCCATGTTCAAATGTCCGGACTGCGGGGACGGGGAAGTGAAGATGCTGACGGGCCGGGAAATTGAAATCTCCTCCATGGAGCTGGCCGACGACTGA
- the gltX gene encoding glutamate--tRNA ligase: MDPIITRFPPSPTGYLHIGGARTALFNWLYARKTNGKFVLRIEDTDEVRSTKESVDAILESMEWLGMDWDDGPYFQTQRHDIYNEYIDRLVESGHAYYCDCSPEEVNAMREEAKAKGLKPMYNGKCRNRGLKKGENTVVRLKTPDTGVTVVEDIVKGSTAFQNAEIDDFIIQRSNGVAMYNLAVVIDDITMGINTIVRGDDHLVNTPKQMLIYQALGADMPVFGHVPMVLGSDKSRLSKRHGAMSVGEYKKMGFLADALINYLVRLGWSHGDQEFFEREELIEKFDLEHLGRSASMFDMDKLYSLNAKHIQKKSPAELAAPLLDHLAELGIDAQDDTFTHGVIETLQPRSKTLVEMAEAAQFYYKDEVEFEEKAAKKFLKPEAASLLTRCAEGIAALDEYTHENLETLFKAVMEETALGFGKIAQPLRVAVTGTTVSPGIFEMLLALGKEKTVQRIEKAAAFAGSNAE; this comes from the coding sequence ATGGATCCCATCATTACCCGTTTCCCCCCCTCCCCCACGGGCTACCTGCATATCGGCGGGGCAAGAACCGCATTGTTCAACTGGCTCTATGCCCGGAAAACCAATGGCAAATTCGTTCTGCGCATCGAAGACACCGACGAGGTCCGCTCCACCAAGGAGTCCGTGGACGCCATCCTGGAATCCATGGAATGGCTGGGCATGGACTGGGACGACGGCCCCTACTTCCAGACCCAGCGCCACGATATTTATAATGAATACATCGACCGGCTGGTGGAATCCGGCCATGCCTATTATTGCGACTGCTCCCCCGAAGAGGTCAACGCCATGCGCGAGGAGGCCAAGGCCAAGGGACTCAAGCCTATGTACAACGGAAAATGCCGGAACCGCGGGCTTAAAAAAGGGGAAAACACCGTGGTGCGTCTAAAAACCCCGGACACCGGGGTCACCGTGGTGGAAGACATTGTCAAGGGCAGCACCGCCTTCCAGAATGCAGAAATCGACGACTTTATCATCCAGCGGAGCAACGGGGTGGCCATGTACAACCTGGCCGTGGTCATTGATGACATCACCATGGGCATAAACACCATTGTCCGGGGGGATGACCACCTGGTCAACACCCCCAAGCAGATGCTCATCTATCAGGCCCTGGGGGCAGACATGCCGGTATTCGGCCATGTGCCCATGGTCCTGGGATCGGATAAATCCCGGCTGTCCAAACGCCACGGCGCCATGTCCGTGGGCGAATATAAAAAGATGGGATTCCTGGCCGACGCCTTGATCAACTACCTGGTCCGCCTGGGCTGGTCCCACGGCGACCAGGAGTTCTTTGAGCGGGAGGAGCTCATTGAAAAATTCGACCTGGAGCACCTGGGACGGTCCGCCTCCATGTTCGACATGGACAAGCTGTACTCCCTCAACGCCAAACACATCCAGAAAAAAAGCCCGGCAGAACTGGCCGCCCCCCTTCTGGACCACCTGGCCGAACTGGGAATAGACGCCCAAGACGACACCTTCACCCACGGGGTTATCGAAACCCTCCAGCCCAGGAGTAAAACCCTGGTGGAAATGGCCGAAGCCGCTCAATTCTACTATAAGGATGAGGTTGAATTCGAGGAAAAGGCTGCCAAAAAATTCCTCAAGCCCGAGGCCGCTTCCCTGCTGACCCGGTGCGCCGAGGGCATCGCCGCCCTGGACGAGTACACCCATGAAAATCTGGAAACCCTGTTCAAGGCCGTAATGGAAGAAACCGCCCTGGGCTTCGGGAAAATCGCCCAGCCCCTGCGGGTGGCCGTTACCGGCACCACCGTCAGCCCCGGCATATTTGAAATGCTTCTGGCCCTGGGCAAAGAAAAGACCGTTCAGCGCATCGAAAAAGCAGCCGCCTTTGCCGGCAGCAACGCTGAATAA
- the acpP gene encoding acyl carrier protein, with protein sequence MTVETKIKKVIAEKIPDIDIDDVVPEASLIEDLGADSLTIVELVMSMEEVFEIEIDDDDAEKLVTVQDAIDYIKAKS encoded by the coding sequence ATGACCGTTGAAACCAAAATTAAAAAAGTGATTGCTGAAAAGATTCCGGATATTGATATTGATGACGTGGTGCCGGAAGCATCCCTGATTGAAGACCTGGGTGCGGATTCCCTGACCATTGTTGAACTCGTCATGTCCATGGAAGAAGTCTTTGAAATTGAAATCGATGACGACGACGCCGAAAAACTTGTGACGGTGCAGGATGCCATCGATTACATCAAGGCAAAATCTTAA
- a CDS encoding IS481 family transposase, with protein MLHGSKKIIKHKVGLLNLAEELGNVSQACKIMGLSRDTFYRYKNAVDDNGLDALFDQNRRKPNLKNRVDEATEDAVVEYAIEQPAHGQVRASNELRKRGVFISPSGVRSVWLRHQLECFKKRLIALEKRMADEKMILTETQVQALERKKQDDAAHGEIETFHPGYLGSQDTFYVGTLKGVGRVYQQTFVDTYSKVAFAKLYNTKTPITSADLLNDRVLPFFENNKLPMLRILTDRGTEYCGKAEKHDYQLYLAINDIDHTKTKARHPQTNGICERFHKTILQEFYQVTFRKKIYTDIQMLQSDLDSWLYYYNNERTHQGKMCCGRTPIETLEEGRTICQEKMIA; from the coding sequence ATGCTGCATGGTAGCAAAAAAATCATTAAACACAAAGTAGGACTTTTAAATCTGGCAGAAGAACTCGGTAATGTTTCTCAGGCTTGCAAAATTATGGGGCTTTCAAGAGATACGTTTTACCGATATAAAAATGCCGTAGATGATAATGGTCTCGATGCTCTCTTTGATCAAAATCGCAGAAAACCGAACCTTAAAAACAGAGTAGATGAAGCAACGGAAGACGCTGTTGTTGAATATGCTATTGAACAACCCGCACATGGCCAGGTCCGTGCAAGCAATGAGTTGCGAAAACGGGGTGTATTTATCTCACCAAGCGGTGTTAGAAGTGTCTGGCTTCGGCACCAGTTAGAATGCTTTAAAAAACGCCTTATAGCGCTTGAAAAGAGGATGGCCGACGAGAAGATGATTCTGACTGAAACACAGGTCCAGGCACTTGAACGCAAAAAGCAGGATGATGCAGCCCACGGAGAAATTGAGACTTTCCACCCTGGCTACCTCGGATCCCAGGATACGTTTTACGTTGGGACGTTGAAAGGTGTTGGGCGAGTTTACCAGCAGACATTTGTTGATACATATTCCAAGGTCGCTTTTGCTAAACTCTATAACACCAAAACACCTATAACGTCAGCCGATCTGCTCAATGATCGGGTCCTCCCTTTTTTTGAAAACAACAAACTTCCAATGTTGAGAATTTTAACAGACAGAGGAACCGAGTACTGCGGTAAGGCCGAAAAGCATGATTATCAGCTATATTTGGCGATTAACGACATTGATCACACCAAAACCAAGGCACGCCATCCACAGACAAATGGGATCTGTGAGCGATTTCATAAAACGATATTACAGGAATTTTATCAGGTGACTTTTAGAAAAAAGATTTACACCGATATTCAAATGTTGCAAAGTGATCTGGACTCGTGGCTTTACTACTATAACAATGAGCGAACTCATCAAGGTAAAATGTGTTGTGGTAGGACTCCAATCGAGACCCTTGAAGAAGGAAGAACTATTTGTCAGGAAAAAATGATAGCTTAG
- the amrB gene encoding AmmeMemoRadiSam system protein B, with protein MEIKPTAFAGSWYPGSADECEAAIREFSDPAPDPGEHIGGIVPHAGWVYSGAIACRVIASLVSPTAEAPDTIVLFGAHMHPGSQAFILGSGAVDTPVGPIEADQDLAAYMGKLLADTGHDIRSIPPSRFPDDNTLELQYPFIRHFFPDTKLVACGVPPSGLAALMGEAAVDGATSLGRRIRILGSTDMTHYGPNFGFEPAGRGPKAVEWVKEENDAAAIGALIRMDVSGIIEQGLSNHNMCCAGAAAAAVAACKKIGAAKGICLDYASSYDLSRASSFVGYCGMVYPV; from the coding sequence ATGGAAATAAAACCCACGGCATTTGCAGGATCATGGTACCCGGGATCGGCGGATGAATGTGAGGCGGCCATCCGTGAGTTTTCGGATCCGGCACCCGATCCGGGAGAACATATCGGCGGGATCGTTCCCCATGCCGGATGGGTCTATTCCGGCGCCATTGCCTGCCGGGTCATCGCTTCCCTGGTATCCCCCACCGCAGAGGCTCCGGATACCATTGTATTATTCGGGGCCCATATGCACCCCGGTTCCCAGGCATTTATCCTCGGGTCCGGTGCCGTGGATACCCCTGTGGGTCCGATTGAGGCCGACCAGGACCTGGCGGCTTATATGGGGAAACTACTTGCCGATACCGGCCATGATATCCGATCCATTCCCCCGTCAAGATTTCCGGATGATAATACCCTGGAACTCCAGTATCCCTTTATCCGCCATTTTTTCCCCGATACAAAGCTTGTTGCATGCGGGGTGCCGCCTTCGGGCCTTGCAGCCCTAATGGGCGAGGCGGCTGTGGACGGGGCAACCTCACTTGGGCGGCGCATCCGCATCCTGGGATCCACGGACATGACCCACTACGGCCCCAATTTCGGGTTTGAACCGGCCGGAAGGGGGCCGAAGGCTGTCGAATGGGTGAAAGAGGAGAATGATGCCGCTGCCATAGGGGCGTTGATCCGGATGGATGTGTCCGGCATTATTGAGCAGGGCCTGTCCAACCATAATATGTGCTGCGCAGGGGCTGCGGCTGCCGCAGTGGCGGCCTGTAAAAAAATAGGCGCAGCCAAGGGAATCTGTCTTGACTACGCCTCAAGTTACGATCTCTCCCGCGCCTCAAGCTTTGTGGGGTATTGCGGGATGGTGTATCCTGTATAG
- a CDS encoding pyridoxal phosphate-dependent aminotransferase, with the protein MTIAKKIEKTIETSSWIRKMFEAGARLKAEHGAENVFDFSLGNPNLEPPEAFRAAMAAAAQDTTPGLHGYMPNAGYPHVREAIAQTVCAYQGKDVTADDIIMTCGAAGGLNIVCKALLNPGEEVLVPAPYFVEYGAYADNHGGVLKTVATGAGFGLDMDTLEKGITEQTRIVLINSPNNPTGAVYTREELAALGDLLRKKSKELGRVIYLVSDEPYTRIIFDGTEVPPVFEFYEESIVVTSHSKDLSLAGERIGYVTVNPEAQYRGALVGAMTLANRTLGFVNAPAMIQRVLPDLQDASVDINAYKRKRDLLVEGLQGAGYEFDVPKGTFYLFVKSPLKDDVEFVRILQEELILAVPGSGFGGPGYFRLAFCVDDRTITAAMPGFNRAMEKLSK; encoded by the coding sequence ATGACCATTGCTAAAAAAATAGAAAAAACAATTGAAACCTCTTCCTGGATCCGGAAGATGTTTGAAGCCGGTGCCCGGCTCAAGGCGGAGCACGGGGCGGAGAATGTATTTGATTTTTCCCTGGGAAACCCCAACCTGGAGCCGCCTGAAGCCTTCCGGGCGGCCATGGCTGCGGCGGCACAGGATACCACCCCCGGTCTCCACGGCTATATGCCCAATGCGGGATATCCCCATGTGCGGGAAGCCATTGCCCAAACCGTTTGTGCCTACCAGGGCAAGGATGTGACCGCCGACGATATTATTATGACCTGCGGGGCGGCCGGCGGTTTGAACATCGTCTGCAAGGCCCTGCTCAACCCCGGTGAAGAGGTGCTGGTGCCCGCCCCCTATTTTGTGGAGTACGGCGCTTACGCCGACAACCACGGCGGGGTGCTTAAAACCGTTGCCACAGGGGCTGGGTTCGGCCTGGATATGGATACCCTGGAAAAGGGCATTACGGAACAGACCCGGATTGTGCTCATCAATTCCCCCAACAACCCCACCGGTGCCGTGTACACCCGTGAGGAACTGGCGGCCCTGGGCGACCTGCTCCGGAAAAAATCAAAGGAACTGGGCCGGGTGATTTACCTGGTCTCCGACGAGCCCTATACCCGGATTATCTTTGACGGCACCGAGGTGCCGCCGGTGTTTGAGTTCTACGAGGAGTCCATTGTGGTCACCTCACACTCCAAGGATCTCTCCCTGGCCGGTGAGCGCATCGGGTATGTAACGGTGAATCCAGAAGCACAGTACCGGGGCGCCCTGGTGGGCGCCATGACCCTGGCCAACCGGACCCTGGGATTTGTCAATGCGCCGGCCATGATCCAGCGGGTGCTGCCGGATCTCCAGGACGCCAGCGTGGATATCAATGCCTATAAGCGGAAGCGGGACCTGCTGGTAGAGGGACTGCAGGGTGCAGGTTACGAGTTTGACGTGCCCAAGGGAACCTTTTATCTCTTTGTGAAATCTCCCTTAAAGGATGACGTGGAATTTGTCAGGATACTCCAGGAAGAACTGATCCTGGCCGTGCCCGGCAGCGGATTCGGCGGGCCCGGTTATTTCCGCCTGGCCTTCTGCGTTGACGATCGTACCATTACTGCAGCCATGCCTGGCTTTAACCGGGCCATGGAAAAACTTTCCAAATAG
- the rpmF gene encoding 50S ribosomal protein L32, with amino-acid sequence MAVPKQKSSKARGRKRRTHYKTSAPTVSVCPECQEPKLPHTACPECGAYKDRNVNDSAEDE; translated from the coding sequence ATGGCAGTACCTAAGCAGAAAAGCTCCAAGGCAAGAGGAAGAAAAAGAAGAACTCATTACAAAACCAGCGCTCCCACCGTCAGCGTATGCCCCGAGTGCCAGGAGCCCAAGCTCCCCCACACCGCCTGCCCTGAGTGCGGCGCCTACAAGGATAGAAACGTAAACGACAGTGCTGAAGACGAATAA
- the hypB gene encoding hydrogenase nickel incorporation protein HypB produces MEINIQKRVLEKNLTDAEKNRAFFKEQKVFVLNMMSSPGSGKTETLCKTLARLMPGVRVGVIVGDVCTTNDADRLEVTGAKVTQINTDQFGGDCHLAAHLIDASARELGCDDLDLLIVENIGNLVCPAEFDIGEDARAVVLSVTEGEDKPLKYPLMFQVADAAILNKIDLLPYLDFDAPLAVENMKQVHPGMPVFEISAKTEEGFEPWLEWLRTKVKEKLG; encoded by the coding sequence ATGGAAATAAATATTCAAAAACGTGTACTGGAAAAAAATCTGACCGATGCGGAAAAAAACCGCGCCTTTTTTAAAGAGCAGAAGGTGTTTGTTCTGAATATGATGTCGTCTCCGGGCTCCGGAAAAACCGAGACCCTGTGCAAAACCCTGGCCCGGCTTATGCCCGGGGTGAGGGTGGGGGTGATTGTGGGGGATGTCTGCACCACCAACGACGCCGACCGACTGGAGGTGACAGGCGCCAAGGTCACCCAGATCAATACGGACCAGTTCGGCGGGGACTGCCATCTGGCCGCCCACCTCATTGACGCCTCGGCCCGGGAACTGGGCTGCGATGACCTGGATCTGCTCATTGTTGAGAATATCGGGAACCTGGTCTGTCCGGCGGAGTTTGATATCGGAGAGGATGCCCGGGCAGTCGTGCTCAGCGTCACCGAAGGGGAAGACAAACCCCTGAAATACCCCCTGATGTTCCAGGTGGCCGATGCTGCCATTTTAAATAAAATCGATCTGCTGCCCTACCTGGATTTTGACGCGCCCCTGGCTGTGGAAAACATGAAGCAGGTCCACCCGGGGATGCCGGTATTTGAAATTTCAGCCAAGACCGAGGAGGGGTTTGAACCCTGGCTGGAATGGCTGAGAACAAAGGTTAAGGAAAAACTAGGTTAG
- the gatB gene encoding Asp-tRNA(Asn)/Glu-tRNA(Gln) amidotransferase subunit GatB produces MPFEPVIGLEVHAQLKTRTKIFCNCSTEFGRSPNANTCPVCTGMPGVLPVLNKQAVTFAIKAALATNCQINEESRFDRKNYFYPDLPKGYQISQYAQPIAEFGHLDIETEAGEKRIGITRIHMEEDAGKLIHDPARAKSMVDLNRTGVPLIEIVSEPDIRTAAEAGAYLRKLHAILKYIDVCDGNMEQGSFRCDANVSLRPVGQEEFGIRTELKNLNSFRNVEKAIRYEIERQTYVLENGDKVIQETRLWDPNKNCTASMRGKEEAHDYRYFPDPDLVPLIVDQEWIQDVQATMPELPDEKKERFINEYKLSAYDAGVLTASLDMANFFEETVHPLENIKQAANWTMTNLMGMLNAKGLDIADSPVTAADFSKLLALMEKGSINARAAKSVFEEMAETAKDPEAIVKEKGLEQVSDQGELEVMVEDVIKENPDEAEAYRNGKTKLFSFFMGQIMKKTRGKADPKIVTPLLKSKL; encoded by the coding sequence ATGCCTTTTGAACCAGTGATCGGGCTTGAGGTCCACGCCCAGCTCAAGACCCGGACAAAAATCTTCTGCAACTGCTCCACCGAGTTCGGCCGGTCGCCCAACGCCAACACCTGCCCGGTCTGCACCGGCATGCCGGGAGTGCTCCCCGTCCTAAACAAACAAGCCGTCACCTTTGCCATCAAAGCGGCCCTGGCCACCAACTGCCAAATCAATGAAGAGAGCCGGTTTGACCGTAAAAACTATTTTTACCCGGACCTGCCCAAGGGCTACCAGATCTCACAATACGCCCAGCCCATAGCGGAATTCGGCCATCTTGACATTGAAACAGAGGCCGGTGAAAAGCGCATCGGCATCACCCGTATCCACATGGAAGAGGATGCCGGCAAGCTGATCCACGACCCGGCCCGGGCCAAAAGCATGGTGGACCTGAACCGCACCGGCGTGCCCCTCATCGAAATCGTATCCGAGCCGGATATACGCACGGCAGCCGAAGCAGGTGCTTACCTGCGCAAGCTCCACGCCATCCTCAAATACATTGATGTCTGCGACGGCAACATGGAACAGGGCAGTTTCCGCTGCGATGCCAACGTCTCCCTGCGCCCGGTGGGCCAGGAAGAATTCGGCATCCGCACCGAACTGAAAAATCTTAATTCATTCAGAAACGTGGAAAAGGCCATCCGGTACGAAATCGAGCGCCAGACCTATGTACTTGAAAACGGCGACAAGGTCATTCAGGAAACCCGGCTCTGGGATCCCAACAAAAACTGCACCGCCTCCATGCGGGGCAAAGAAGAGGCCCACGACTACCGGTACTTCCCCGACCCCGACCTGGTCCCCCTCATCGTGGACCAAGAATGGATCCAGGATGTACAGGCCACCATGCCCGAACTGCCCGATGAAAAAAAAGAACGGTTCATCAACGAGTACAAGCTCTCCGCCTATGACGCCGGCGTACTCACCGCCAGCCTGGACATGGCCAATTTCTTCGAGGAAACAGTGCACCCCCTTGAAAACATCAAACAGGCCGCCAACTGGACCATGACCAACCTCATGGGAATGCTCAATGCCAAGGGCCTGGATATTGCCGACTCCCCGGTAACTGCCGCAGACTTTTCCAAACTCCTTGCCCTCATGGAAAAAGGCAGCATCAACGCCAGGGCCGCCAAATCCGTTTTCGAAGAGATGGCGGAAACCGCCAAGGATCCGGAAGCCATTGTCAAGGAAAAAGGCCTGGAACAGGTATCCGACCAGGGCGAACTGGAAGTCATGGTGGAGGATGTCATCAAAGAAAACCCGGACGAAGCTGAAGCCTACAGAAACGGCAAAACCAAATTGTTCAGCTTTTTCATGGGCCAGATCATGAAAAAGACCAGGGGAAAAGCCGACCCCAAAATCGTCACCCCCCTGCTTAAATCAAAACTTTAG
- the queA gene encoding tRNA preQ1(34) S-adenosylmethionine ribosyltransferase-isomerase QueA, with product MFQLSDYDYHLPEKLIAQRPCGERSQSRLLRVKRELGRFSHHKFFELESFLNPGDLLVVNNTRVIPARLMGQKESGGRVEVLIIDYAAGMKHLDETGVFQCDCLLRASRRPKPGTVLFMEGGIRARVVSHRERVSAVAFEDGPAFIDRLKGNGQIPLPPYIKRYGDPEQAEKDKKNYQTVYAEADGAVAAPTAGLHFTERLMAGLQAKGVGVARITLHVGYGTFVPVRVADIRDHEIHSEFFTVSQEAARMINETKARGGRVVAVGTTSVRTLEFIAGEDGRVAAGAGQCNLFIYPGYRFKCVDAMVTNFHLPKSTLLMLISAFYDRKKILDAYGLAVDEKYRFFSYGDAMFIE from the coding sequence ATGTTTCAATTGTCCGATTATGATTACCACCTGCCCGAGAAACTCATCGCCCAGCGGCCCTGCGGTGAGAGGAGCCAGTCCCGGCTGCTGCGGGTAAAGCGGGAACTTGGCCGGTTTTCCCATCATAAGTTTTTTGAACTTGAGAGCTTTTTGAATCCCGGGGATTTGCTGGTGGTCAACAATACCCGTGTGATTCCGGCCAGGCTGATGGGGCAGAAGGAATCCGGCGGCCGGGTGGAGGTGCTGATCATCGATTATGCCGCCGGCATGAAGCATCTTGATGAGACCGGGGTGTTTCAGTGCGACTGCCTGCTCAGGGCATCCCGGCGGCCCAAACCGGGGACCGTGCTTTTCATGGAAGGGGGGATACGGGCCCGGGTGGTCTCCCACAGGGAAAGGGTCTCGGCGGTGGCCTTTGAAGACGGTCCGGCATTCATCGACCGCCTGAAGGGAAACGGCCAGATTCCCCTGCCGCCGTATATAAAGCGGTATGGAGATCCGGAACAGGCTGAAAAGGATAAGAAGAATTACCAGACCGTATATGCTGAGGCCGACGGGGCTGTGGCCGCCCCTACGGCCGGCCTGCATTTTACGGAACGGCTCATGGCCGGGCTTCAAGCCAAAGGGGTGGGGGTGGCCCGGATTACCCTGCACGTGGGGTATGGCACCTTTGTGCCGGTAAGGGTGGCGGATATCCGGGACCATGAGATCCACTCCGAATTTTTTACAGTATCCCAAGAGGCGGCCCGGATGATCAATGAGACAAAGGCCAGGGGCGGACGGGTGGTCGCCGTTGGAACAACCTCGGTGCGGACCCTGGAATTTATTGCCGGTGAGGACGGGCGGGTGGCGGCAGGGGCTGGCCAGTGCAACCTGTTCATTTATCCTGGGTACCGGTTTAAGTGTGTGGATGCCATGGTGACCAATTTCCATCTGCCCAAGTCCACGCTGCTCATGTTGATTTCCGCCTTTTACGACCGCAAGAAAATTCTGGACGCCTATGGGCTTGCCGTGGATGAAAAATATCGGTTTTTCAGTTACGGTGACGCCATGTTTATTGAGTAA
- a CDS encoding helix-turn-helix domain-containing protein: MTGVPRPNVCQALMVGDRAVRNWINFFNKKGADGLIVKKRPGRTAILKGDEAKKYAYLIANPKEANREFWTAKAFHEYISEAYEVECSYQTVVRFFMIRAML, encoded by the coding sequence TTGACCGGCGTTCCAAGACCGAATGTTTGTCAAGCTCTTATGGTGGGAGATAGAGCTGTCAGGAACTGGATTAACTTTTTCAATAAAAAAGGTGCTGATGGTTTAATTGTGAAAAAGCGGCCTGGCCGAACTGCTATTCTAAAAGGAGATGAAGCAAAGAAATATGCGTATTTAATCGCAAACCCCAAAGAAGCTAACCGGGAGTTTTGGACTGCAAAAGCATTCCATGAATATATCAGCGAGGCCTATGAGGTCGAATGTAGTTATCAAACCGTGGTTCGTTTTTTCATGATCAGGGCTATGCTCTGA